The following coding sequences are from one Melospiza melodia melodia isolate bMelMel2 chromosome 2, bMelMel2.pri, whole genome shotgun sequence window:
- the MIX23 gene encoding protein MIX23 isoform X1, with product MRREGSSVRLPPSLPSLPSLPSLRQQRGRAPPPPRRSRSRDSARGAGATRAAGAPRAPPRRSRERGCHPISLFLLIQELLRVMRTIDDRIVHELNTTIPTASFVGKVDPGQTCKELYESLMDAHTKRERIIKDCISQTSAVVKTLKEEREKAHEDATLLKQLRKEQTKLKLMQSELNVEEVVNDRSWKVFNERCRIHYKPPKSQ from the exons ATGCGGCGGGAAGGGAGCAGCGTCCgccttcccccttcccttccttcccttccttcccttccttccctccggcAGCAGCGGGGCCGCGCGCCTCCCCCTCCCCGCAGGTCCcgttcccgggacagcgctcgcGGCGCGGGAGCCACGCGGGCGGCGGGAGCTCCGCGGGCGCCTCCGCGGCGTTCGAGGGAGCGGGGCTGCCACCC tatctctctctttcttttaatACAGGAGCTGCTCAGGGTGATGAGGACAATCGATGATAGAATTGTTCATGAGTTAAACACTACGATTCCAACAGCTTCCTTTGTGGGGAAAGTTGATCCTGGCCAGACGTGTAAAGAGCTGTACGAGTCT TTGATGGATGCTCACACCAAGAGAGAAAGAATCATCAAAGACTGCATCTCTCAGACTTCCGCTGTAGTGAAAACCctcaaagaagagagggaaaaggccCATGAAGATGCAACATTATTAAAGCAACTCAGGAAAGAGCAGACAAAG TTGAAATTGATGCAGTCGGAGCTCAATGTTGAAGAAGTGGTAAACGACAGAAGCTGGAAG GTATTTAATGAGCGGTGCCGAATTCACTACAAGCCTCCAAAGAGTCAATGA
- the MIX23 gene encoding protein MIX23 isoform X2, with protein MAAPSGAAICEDFAEFQELLRVMRTIDDRIVHELNTTIPTASFVGKVDPGQTCKELYESLMDAHTKRERIIKDCISQTSAVVKTLKEEREKAHEDATLLKQLRKEQTKLKLMQSELNVEEVVNDRSWKVFNERCRIHYKPPKSQ; from the exons ATGGCGGCGCCCAGCGGAGCCGCGATCTGCGAGGACTTCGCCGAGTTCCAG GAGCTGCTCAGGGTGATGAGGACAATCGATGATAGAATTGTTCATGAGTTAAACACTACGATTCCAACAGCTTCCTTTGTGGGGAAAGTTGATCCTGGCCAGACGTGTAAAGAGCTGTACGAGTCT TTGATGGATGCTCACACCAAGAGAGAAAGAATCATCAAAGACTGCATCTCTCAGACTTCCGCTGTAGTGAAAACCctcaaagaagagagggaaaaggccCATGAAGATGCAACATTATTAAAGCAACTCAGGAAAGAGCAGACAAAG TTGAAATTGATGCAGTCGGAGCTCAATGTTGAAGAAGTGGTAAACGACAGAAGCTGGAAG GTATTTAATGAGCGGTGCCGAATTCACTACAAGCCTCCAAAGAGTCAATGA